In Populus trichocarpa isolate Nisqually-1 chromosome 16, P.trichocarpa_v4.1, whole genome shotgun sequence, a genomic segment contains:
- the LOC7469919 gene encoding ubiquitin C-terminal hydrolase 12 isoform X4, with translation MTMMTPSPLDQEDEEMLVPHSDLVEGPQPMEVAQVEQTSTVENQPVEDPPSMKFTWTIENFTRLNTKKHYSDIFIVGSYKWRVLIFPKGNNVDHLSMYLDVADSTALPYGWSRYAQFSLAVVNQIHNKYSIRKDTQHQFNARESDWGFTSFMPLSELYDPSRGYLVNDTVVIEAEVAVCKVLDYWSYDSKKETGYVGLKNQGATCYMNSLLQTLYHISYFRKAVYHMPTTENDMPTGSIPLALQSLFFKLQYNDTSVATKELTKSFGWDTYDSFMQHDVQELNRVLCEKLEDKMKGTVVEGTIQQLFEGHHMNYIECINVEYKSTRKESFYDLQLDVKGCRDVYASFDKYVEVERLEGDNKYHAEEHGLQDAKKGVLFIDFPPVLQLQLKRFEYDFMRDTMVKINDRYEFPLQLDLDRENGKYLSPESDRSVRNLYTLHSVLVHSGGVHGGHYYAFIRPTLSDQWFKFDDERVTKEDVKRALEEQYGGEEELPQTNPGFNNTPFKFTKYSNAYMLVYIRESDKDKIICNVDEKDIAEHLRIRLKKEQEEKEDKRRYKAQAHLYTIIKVARDEDLKEQIGKDIYFDLVDHDKVRNFRIQKQTQFSLFKEEVAKELGIPVQFQRFWIWAKRQNHTYRPNRPLTPQEEAQSVGQLREVSNKTHNAELKLFLEVELGLDLRPIAPPEKTKEDILLFIKLYDPEKQELRYVGRLFVKNSSKPIEILAKLNQMAGFASEEEIELYEEIKFEPCVMCEHLDKRASFRTSQIEDGDIICFQKSPPENEGDCRNPDVPSYLEYVHNRQIVHFRSLEKAKEDDFCLELSKLHTYDDVVERVARQIGLDDPSKIRLTSHNCYSQQPKPQPIKYRGVEHLSDMLVHYNQTSDILYYEVLDIPLPELQGLKNLKVAFHHATKDEVVIHNIRLPKQSTVGDVINELKTKVELSHPNAELRLLEVFYHKIYKIFPPNEKIENINDQYWTLRAEEIPEEEKNLGPQDRLIHVYHFTKESGQNQMQVQNFGEPFFLAIHEGETLAEVKMRIQKKLQVPDEEFAKWKFAFLSLGRPEYLQDSDVVFTRFQRRDVYGAWEQYLGLEHSDNTPKRSYAVNQNRHTFEKPVKIYN, from the exons ATGACTATGATGACTCCTTCACCGTTAGAC CAAGAAGACGAGGAGATGCTCGTACCGCATTCAGATTTAGTTGAAGGTCCTCAGCCAATGGAAG TGGCACAAGTGGAGCAAACTAGTACCGTGGAGAATCAGCCTGTGGAGGATCCTCCATCGATGAAATTTACTTGGACTATTGAGAATTTTACTAGGTTGAACACGAAGAAGCATTATTCTGATATATTTATTGTTGGCAGTTACAAATG GAGAGTACTGATATTCCCTAAAGGAAACAACGTGGACCACCTGTCGATGTATTTGGATGTTGCAGATTCGACAGCTTTGCCATATGGATGGAGTAGATATGCGCAATTCAGTTTGGCTGTGGTCAATCAAATTCATAACAAATACTCGATTAGAAAGG ACACACAACATCAGTTCAATGCAAGAGAGAGTGACTGGGGCTTTACATCTTTCATGCCTCTGAGTGAACTTTATGATCCTAGCAGAGGATACTTAGTGAATGATACAGTTGTTATTGAAGCTGAAGTTGCTGTTTGCAAGGTTTTAGATTATTGGTCCTATGACTCAAAGAAGGAGACGGGCTATGTAGGACTGAAAAACCAAGGAGCAACATGTTACATGAACTCTCTCCTACAGACTCTATACCATATTTCCTACTTCCGAAAG gCGGTGTACCACATGCCAACAACTGAGAATGACATGCCTACAGGAAGCATTCCATTGGCCCTGCAGAGTTTATTCTTTAAGCTTCAATATAATGATACCAGTGTTGCAACAAAGGAACTGACCAAATCTTTTGGCTGGGATACGTATGATTCCTTCATGCAACATGACGTGCAAGAGCTTAACAGGGTCCTGTGTGAGAAGCTAGAGGATAAAATGAAG GGGACTGTTGTGGAGGGCACTATACAGCAGTTGTTTGAGGGTCACCATATGAACTACATTGAGTGCATCAATGTGGAATACAAATCTACAAGAAAGGAGTCATTTTATG ATCTTCAGCTTGATGTGAAAGGTTGTCGAGATGTTTATGCTTCTTTTGACAAATATGTGGAAGTTGAACGACTTGAGGGTGATAACAAATATCATGCCGAAGAACATGGTTTGCAG GATGCAAAGAAGGGTGTCTTATTTATCGACTTCCCCCCTGTTCTTCAACTCCAATTAAAGCGGTTTGAATATGATTTTATGCGCGATACTATGGTGAAG ATTAATGATCGCTATGAATTTCCTCTTCAACTTGACCTGGACAGGGAGAATGGGAAATATTTATCACCTGAATCTGACAGGAGTGTGCGAAATCTATACACACTTCACAG TGTTTTGGTTCACAGTGGAGGTGTGCATGGTGGACATTATTATGCTTTTATCAGGCCTACCCTCTCTGATCAATG gtTCAAATTTGATGATGAACGCGTGACAAAGGAAGATGTGAAGAGGGCCTTAGAAGAACAGTATGGTGGTGAGGAAGAG CTACCTCAGACCAATCCTGGCTTTAACAATACTCCATTTAAATTCACAAAATACTCAAATGCATACATGCTTGTGTATATACGGGAAAGTGACAAGGACAAGATAATTTGTAATGTTGATGAGAAAGACATTGCTGAACACTTGAGG ATAAGGCTGaagaaagaacaagaagaaaaggaagacaaGAGAAGATATAAAGCACAAGCTCACCTTTACACAATTATAAAG GTTGCGCGAGATGAGGACCTTAAAGAGCAAATTGGAAAGGATATTTATTTTGACCTTGTGGATCATGACAAAGTCCGTAACTTCCGTATTCAGAAACAGACGCAGTTTAGTCTGTTTAAG GAGGAGGTTGCTAAAGAGCTTGGTATACCAGTACAATTTCAGAGATTTTGGATATGGGCAAAGCGCCAAAACCACACATATAGACCCAATCGGCCATTGACTCCCCAGGAGGAAGCACAATCA GTTGGACAACTGAGAGAGGTGTCAAATAAGACACATAATGCTGAATTAAAGTTGTTCTTGGAAGTTGAGCTTGggctg GATTTACGTCCCATTGCTCCAcctgaaaaaactaaagaagatATTCTGCTTTTCATCAAGCTTTATGACCCTGAAAAACAAGAATTACG ATATGTTGGTAGGCTTTTTGTGAAGAATTCTAGTAAACCGATAGAAATTCTAGCAAAGCTTAATCAAATGGCTGGCTTTGCGTCTGAGGAAGAGATTGAACTTTATGAG GAAATCAAGTTTGAGCCTTGTGTCATGTGTGAACACCTTGATAAGAGAGCCTCATTTCGAACAAGTCag ATTGAAGATGGGGACATAATATGCTTTCAGAAATCTCCTCCTGAAAATGAAGGAGACTGTCGAAATCCAGATGTGCCTTCATATTTGGAATATGTGCACAATCGGCAG ATAGTTCATTTCCGATCTCTAGAGAAGGCAAAAGAGGATGATTTTTGTCTAGAGTT GTCAAAATTACACACTTATGATGATGTTGTCGAAAGAGTAGCTCGCCAGATTGGTTTGGACGATCCATCCAAAATCAGGTTAACATCCCACAACTGCTACTCTCAGCAGCCTAAGCCACAGCCAATTAAATATCGAGGAGTGGAGCATCTATCAGATATGTTAGTTCACTACAATCAG ACTTCCGATATCTTGTATTATGAAGTTCTAGATATTCCTCTTCCAGAGTTGCAAGgtctaaaaaatttgaaagttgCTTTCCATCACGCTACCAAAGATGAA GTGGTAATTCATAACATTAGATTGCCTAAACAAAGCACCGTGGGGGATGTAATTAATGAACTTAAAACTAAG GTAGAATTGTCTCACCCAAATGCTGAACTTCGACTGCTTGAAGTATTTTATCACAAGATTTATAAG ATCTTTCCACCCaatgaaaaaattgagaatatAAATGACCAGTATTGGACGCTGCGGGCAGAGGAG ATTCccgaggaagaaaaaaatcttggtCCCCAAGATCGCCTGATTCACGTTTATCACTTCACGAAAGAGTCTGGACAGAATCAAATG CAAGTACAGAATTTTGGTGAACCCTTTTTCTTGGCCATCCATGAAGGTGAAACCTTAGCCGAAGTTAAAATGCGTATACAAAAGAAGCTGCAGGTTCCTGATGAGGAGTTTGCTAAG TGGAAATTTGCATTTCTGTCACTGGGTCGTCCAGAGTACTTGCAGGATTCTGATGTTGTGTTCACCCGCTTTCAG AGAAGAGATGTATATGGTGCTTGGGAGCAGTACCTTGGGTTGGAGCACTCCGATAATACTCCTAAAAGGTCTTATGCAGTAAATCAG AACCGTCACACATTTGAGAAGCCTGTTAAAATATACAATTAG
- the LOC7469919 gene encoding ubiquitin C-terminal hydrolase 12 isoform X3 has protein sequence MTMMTPSPLDQEDEEMLVPHSDLVEGPQPMEVVAQVEQTSTVENQPVEDPPSMKFTWTIENFTRLNTKKHYSDIFIVGSYKWRVLIFPKGNNVDHLSMYLDVADSTALPYGWSRYAQFSLAVVNQIHNKYSIRKDTQHQFNARESDWGFTSFMPLSELYDPSRGYLVNDTVVIEAEVAVCKVLDYWSYDSKKETGYVGLKNQGATCYMNSLLQTLYHISYFRKAVYHMPTTENDMPTGSIPLALQSLFFKLQYNDTSVATKELTKSFGWDTYDSFMQHDVQELNRVLCEKLEDKMKGTVVEGTIQQLFEGHHMNYIECINVEYKSTRKESFYDLQLDVKGCRDVYASFDKYVEVERLEGDNKYHAEEHGLQDAKKGVLFIDFPPVLQLQLKRFEYDFMRDTMVKINDRYEFPLQLDLDRENGKYLSPESDRSVRNLYTLHSVLVHSGGVHGGHYYAFIRPTLSDQWFKFDDERVTKEDVKRALEEQYGGEEELPQTNPGFNNTPFKFTKYSNAYMLVYIRESDKDKIICNVDEKDIAEHLRIRLKKEQEEKEDKRRYKAQAHLYTIIKVARDEDLKEQIGKDIYFDLVDHDKVRNFRIQKQTQFSLFKEEVAKELGIPVQFQRFWIWAKRQNHTYRPNRPLTPQEEAQSVGQLREVSNKTHNAELKLFLEVELGLDLRPIAPPEKTKEDILLFIKLYDPEKQELRYVGRLFVKNSSKPIEILAKLNQMAGFASEEEIELYEEIKFEPCVMCEHLDKRASFRTSQIEDGDIICFQKSPPENEGDCRNPDVPSYLEYVHNRQIVHFRSLEKAKEDDFCLELSKLHTYDDVVERVARQIGLDDPSKIRLTSHNCYSQQPKPQPIKYRGVEHLSDMLVHYNQTSDILYYEVLDIPLPELQGLKNLKVAFHHATKDEVVIHNIRLPKQSTVGDVINELKTKVELSHPNAELRLLEVFYHKIYKIFPPNEKIENINDQYWTLRAEEIPEEEKNLGPQDRLIHVYHFTKESGQNQMQVQNFGEPFFLAIHEGETLAEVKMRIQKKLQVPDEEFAKWKFAFLSLGRPEYLQDSDVVFTRFQRRDVYGAWEQYLGLEHSDNTPKRSYAVNQNRHTFEKPVKIYN, from the exons ATGACTATGATGACTCCTTCACCGTTAGAC CAAGAAGACGAGGAGATGCTCGTACCGCATTCAGATTTAGTTGAAGGTCCTCAGCCAATGGAAG TAGTGGCACAAGTGGAGCAAACTAGTACCGTGGAGAATCAGCCTGTGGAGGATCCTCCATCGATGAAATTTACTTGGACTATTGAGAATTTTACTAGGTTGAACACGAAGAAGCATTATTCTGATATATTTATTGTTGGCAGTTACAAATG GAGAGTACTGATATTCCCTAAAGGAAACAACGTGGACCACCTGTCGATGTATTTGGATGTTGCAGATTCGACAGCTTTGCCATATGGATGGAGTAGATATGCGCAATTCAGTTTGGCTGTGGTCAATCAAATTCATAACAAATACTCGATTAGAAAGG ACACACAACATCAGTTCAATGCAAGAGAGAGTGACTGGGGCTTTACATCTTTCATGCCTCTGAGTGAACTTTATGATCCTAGCAGAGGATACTTAGTGAATGATACAGTTGTTATTGAAGCTGAAGTTGCTGTTTGCAAGGTTTTAGATTATTGGTCCTATGACTCAAAGAAGGAGACGGGCTATGTAGGACTGAAAAACCAAGGAGCAACATGTTACATGAACTCTCTCCTACAGACTCTATACCATATTTCCTACTTCCGAAAG gCGGTGTACCACATGCCAACAACTGAGAATGACATGCCTACAGGAAGCATTCCATTGGCCCTGCAGAGTTTATTCTTTAAGCTTCAATATAATGATACCAGTGTTGCAACAAAGGAACTGACCAAATCTTTTGGCTGGGATACGTATGATTCCTTCATGCAACATGACGTGCAAGAGCTTAACAGGGTCCTGTGTGAGAAGCTAGAGGATAAAATGAAG GGGACTGTTGTGGAGGGCACTATACAGCAGTTGTTTGAGGGTCACCATATGAACTACATTGAGTGCATCAATGTGGAATACAAATCTACAAGAAAGGAGTCATTTTATG ATCTTCAGCTTGATGTGAAAGGTTGTCGAGATGTTTATGCTTCTTTTGACAAATATGTGGAAGTTGAACGACTTGAGGGTGATAACAAATATCATGCCGAAGAACATGGTTTGCAG GATGCAAAGAAGGGTGTCTTATTTATCGACTTCCCCCCTGTTCTTCAACTCCAATTAAAGCGGTTTGAATATGATTTTATGCGCGATACTATGGTGAAG ATTAATGATCGCTATGAATTTCCTCTTCAACTTGACCTGGACAGGGAGAATGGGAAATATTTATCACCTGAATCTGACAGGAGTGTGCGAAATCTATACACACTTCACAG TGTTTTGGTTCACAGTGGAGGTGTGCATGGTGGACATTATTATGCTTTTATCAGGCCTACCCTCTCTGATCAATG gtTCAAATTTGATGATGAACGCGTGACAAAGGAAGATGTGAAGAGGGCCTTAGAAGAACAGTATGGTGGTGAGGAAGAG CTACCTCAGACCAATCCTGGCTTTAACAATACTCCATTTAAATTCACAAAATACTCAAATGCATACATGCTTGTGTATATACGGGAAAGTGACAAGGACAAGATAATTTGTAATGTTGATGAGAAAGACATTGCTGAACACTTGAGG ATAAGGCTGaagaaagaacaagaagaaaaggaagacaaGAGAAGATATAAAGCACAAGCTCACCTTTACACAATTATAAAG GTTGCGCGAGATGAGGACCTTAAAGAGCAAATTGGAAAGGATATTTATTTTGACCTTGTGGATCATGACAAAGTCCGTAACTTCCGTATTCAGAAACAGACGCAGTTTAGTCTGTTTAAG GAGGAGGTTGCTAAAGAGCTTGGTATACCAGTACAATTTCAGAGATTTTGGATATGGGCAAAGCGCCAAAACCACACATATAGACCCAATCGGCCATTGACTCCCCAGGAGGAAGCACAATCA GTTGGACAACTGAGAGAGGTGTCAAATAAGACACATAATGCTGAATTAAAGTTGTTCTTGGAAGTTGAGCTTGggctg GATTTACGTCCCATTGCTCCAcctgaaaaaactaaagaagatATTCTGCTTTTCATCAAGCTTTATGACCCTGAAAAACAAGAATTACG ATATGTTGGTAGGCTTTTTGTGAAGAATTCTAGTAAACCGATAGAAATTCTAGCAAAGCTTAATCAAATGGCTGGCTTTGCGTCTGAGGAAGAGATTGAACTTTATGAG GAAATCAAGTTTGAGCCTTGTGTCATGTGTGAACACCTTGATAAGAGAGCCTCATTTCGAACAAGTCag ATTGAAGATGGGGACATAATATGCTTTCAGAAATCTCCTCCTGAAAATGAAGGAGACTGTCGAAATCCAGATGTGCCTTCATATTTGGAATATGTGCACAATCGGCAG ATAGTTCATTTCCGATCTCTAGAGAAGGCAAAAGAGGATGATTTTTGTCTAGAGTT GTCAAAATTACACACTTATGATGATGTTGTCGAAAGAGTAGCTCGCCAGATTGGTTTGGACGATCCATCCAAAATCAGGTTAACATCCCACAACTGCTACTCTCAGCAGCCTAAGCCACAGCCAATTAAATATCGAGGAGTGGAGCATCTATCAGATATGTTAGTTCACTACAATCAG ACTTCCGATATCTTGTATTATGAAGTTCTAGATATTCCTCTTCCAGAGTTGCAAGgtctaaaaaatttgaaagttgCTTTCCATCACGCTACCAAAGATGAA GTGGTAATTCATAACATTAGATTGCCTAAACAAAGCACCGTGGGGGATGTAATTAATGAACTTAAAACTAAG GTAGAATTGTCTCACCCAAATGCTGAACTTCGACTGCTTGAAGTATTTTATCACAAGATTTATAAG ATCTTTCCACCCaatgaaaaaattgagaatatAAATGACCAGTATTGGACGCTGCGGGCAGAGGAG ATTCccgaggaagaaaaaaatcttggtCCCCAAGATCGCCTGATTCACGTTTATCACTTCACGAAAGAGTCTGGACAGAATCAAATG CAAGTACAGAATTTTGGTGAACCCTTTTTCTTGGCCATCCATGAAGGTGAAACCTTAGCCGAAGTTAAAATGCGTATACAAAAGAAGCTGCAGGTTCCTGATGAGGAGTTTGCTAAG TGGAAATTTGCATTTCTGTCACTGGGTCGTCCAGAGTACTTGCAGGATTCTGATGTTGTGTTCACCCGCTTTCAG AGAAGAGATGTATATGGTGCTTGGGAGCAGTACCTTGGGTTGGAGCACTCCGATAATACTCCTAAAAGGTCTTATGCAGTAAATCAG AACCGTCACACATTTGAGAAGCCTGTTAAAATATACAATTAG